The Cyprinus carpio isolate SPL01 chromosome B8, ASM1834038v1, whole genome shotgun sequence genome segment ACTATGGCTATGAGTAGGAACTGCAAAGTgagaacaatgaaaaaaatgcagtaataatTAATATGAGTTTTTGCAATTGCTATTCGCACTGAGTGTTTAAAGATTGTGACATAAAAATGCACGAGACCCAGATCTCAGTATGAATAGAACTCGTGCCCTCAGCGGTCATAGGGAAATTCCAGACAGGCGTTAGCTATTGAAGCTGGTTCGAGAAAACACACTACTGTACACAGAAAATGCTCGTTTATGTATATCTGTTGTCATATTTATCAGCGGTTAGAGCAGGTAAGTCAGATTACAGATGTTCTTGTGCTTTAACAGATGTGCTTTTAACCATTCGCCGTAGATAATAGTACAGGCTATGTGATCTACTAAAAGTAGAAAACGTTTAGAAGCATTTCATCACAAAATAGTGAAACTTGTGCAACAATATAGCCGCAAGATGTGTTCAAAtcatctttttacattttgccattttattcaTATGAAAAAGCCTTCTCGGAAGTGAAACTAGGTAAAAGCGAAAGCCGTAGAGTTTGCCGAGTTTATTCTCGTTTATCACGAAATGTCTCATATGACACCATAATATTACTGCTTTGCAATAGAGCCCGagcccggccctggcccgagacgctcaggccctagcccgacCCGTGTCCGACAGCTCATCAGAATTATCAGCCCGAGTTCGACACAAGcccgttttttatttatttatttatttattttattacacagcgGAAGCCTGCCCTAtttgcaacaataaaaaaatgggtcagttttgtgttatgtttttttttattttcttatcaagttgatttagaaaaatgtttggagcatttttttttaaatgacgatTAACGTTAAACAGCCGAGCCGACAGCGAGTagcctaaaacatatttaatcaattaaacctcTCAAATTTAACGCTAAGCCTACTTTACTTGGCTACAATAAAATCCATATATAAAAacacttcaagcatatcacacagacagtttaataaatgtttatttatttaaccacagtgagtaaaaaaaaaaaaaaatttaaatactcgCAAACGAAATGAGAAATAGCCTAcaatctaaacaaattaaattaattaaaaacaaacttgcagGTTATCTTACCTCAAAAAATGCACCACAGAATATGTCCATTCTTTTTTCCATTAGTTTCCAACAGTTAAACGAAAATAAAGTCCAGTCAAATGAAAAGTTAGAACAGTCTCTTACAGAGCATCGTGGGAGAAAAAGAATAGCCTCCAGAGTGGAAGGTTTTAACCCAGTCCTCCTCTCTTCTATCACTCTTCCCGCTGCGCTGAAGACAcgttcgctgctgctgctgacgggacactaaacacagagCGAGCCAATCTTGACAGTTGCGGTTAGCAGGGTCTCgtgctgtttacatttacattactttagaGGCCTCTAATAGCTACTACTACAGTAAGTGGATATAAGTGAAGTATAATCGTGGGTCGCGCTGACGGAAAAGCGTGCgtgcgcgcgtgcgtgtgtgagacTGTCATGTCAGTATGTCAGTTTAATTATAACCGGGTGGAATTATCAGATTATGAATGGTATGAGGTTATGAAATGTCGTTTcttctatgtttgtttttctatcgtCGACGTcaacttctcttttttttatttaatgtctaaaaatataaatagaaggaTACACAAAAAAAGGACAGAGGCCCGGCCCGCATGTGAGCTATAACGTGAAAAACTGGCCCGAAGCCCGGCCACTCACTGATGGCGTTCGCAACATATATAATCGGACAGACACCATTTCCAGAGTTCCTTTGCAAAGGTTCCCACTCACTGATGGCGTTCGCAACATATATAATCGGACAGACACCATTTCCAGAGCTCAGCGCCGTAGTGATGCTGGATGATCTTCAAGTGATGTACTATGACTCGATCACACGGCGAGCTCGCTCTTATGATGATTCAAAACACTACGACGAAGAGAAAAGTGATGCTGGTGTCATATTTCGTGATATGTACAACGACATGAAAGGTCGAGCATTTTATCTTAAGGAGCACCTAAATTTCACAGACGGTGAGCGTGCATATAAATTTTGACGGTAATGCAAATCACGTTTACTAATGCCAATACTCCCAGCCGAcatttcaacgttgaaacaacgtcaggtaccatggttgaatcaacgttgaattacctttcgattttgcaaattggatcaacgtTGATATTGTGACGCTGAATCCTCTGTTATACTTTAAcggtcatattttcaaatttagaaaGGCGCGAACAGTTTCAACAGCCAGTTCCTGGATGAcagccagattaaccaatcatgatcaaagcaataaagtaaatgattgttgttgatgataatatttaacatatactttcagattttagaataggtatcatgattaaaatattgtaaaatgctattaaaataataataataatcttaagtaatttaatattaataatttaaaaggcaGACATAAATTTGTATGCTGTTGAAGACATTAAGTAGATTCAACATAcagatcttatttaaaaaaattatgttgatttacaagtgtttttaataacctttttcaaccatttagcACTAAACAtttttcaacgttgaaacaacaactgtgattattttaaccatatttcagcGTTGAAGGTTGGTCACGTGCCGGCTGTTTTTCAACCATTGAGCTTCAAACGTTGTACATATCAACGTTGTTTCAACGTTAATAcaacaactgaccttatttcaaccatatttctaCGTTGAAGGTAGGTCATGTGCCGGCTGGGCTACCCGTATCcaaggtcaaaaaaaaataaataataataataaccgaGTATAGAAATCTAAAAAAAGTGTTGGCTGTGTTCTTATCCTTCTAAAGGTGTACATGTTCACCAGAGACTTGCTGGATGTGAATTATTGAATGATGATAAACCAGGTCCACTTCAGACATGggatgcatttgatcaaaaaaataaagaggAGTTCATTTTCAACGAGGAGAAAAATCATTTCCAAATTGAATTGCCATGGATATTGTGGGACAATTTACAATTTGCTCATatgaaatttttatataaaaacgtATATCATCCTGTTTGCATTAAAGTTTTGCAGAGTTACCTGCAAGTGAAAAAGAACAATGTGATGAGAAAAGGTGAGAGAACCACTCTGATCTTTATACACAAAGCTGTAGTGTGGCTTGGTGTGACAGTAAGACTGTGTATTTTTCTATATTCTTCTCTGTATAGTTAAACCCAGAGTCAGACTCATGAGGAAGATGCTCTCAGACTCTGAAGGGCTTCAGATCAGCTGTCTGGCCACTGGTTTTTACCCCCGTCACATTAACCTGACCCTGTTCAGAGATGGTCAGCCTGTGGAAGATAATCAGATCACAGGAGGAGAGATTCTGCCCAACGGAGACGGAACTTACCAGATGAGGAAGAGTTTGGTGATCAGTGAAGAAGAGCTACGTGAGGAACATGAATACAACTGCACAATGAAGCACCTCAGTCTGGACAACAAACTGGACTTtacatttggtaaaaaaaaaaaaaaaattgcaattttaaagtaGATATCAGGTTTAATAACAAAACTGTATCTGTGTGCAtctcgtttatttatttatttatcacccTAGTTTCAGATGTGGCTGAATCTGACCCAGGATCCTTCAGTCAGTTTGTAGTTTTCAGTGTGCTGGTGTTCATGTGTGTGGTTGTTTTCATCATAACTGCACTCATCATATGGAGGAAGAGACGAGCTGCTGGTAAATGTTCTGTTTAGTTCAGTTTATTACATCTAATGCTCAGTTAGGAACCAAACATCAGTTCCTTTAGAGTCACTTTTTCTAACACCATATTCAGTTCCACGTTGATGCTACTCTCTGTTTATACTGGTTTAACTTCCTCATTCTTATGCAGGACGAGATTCTGAGGCATCACAGTGTAAATACTTCTCTACTTCATGTGAGTATGCTGTGTTTTATAACATCATTTTTAGGTTAATTTTGCACATCCTATAAATGATAACCAaaatattatttcctttttttcagcTTCCATGCAAGATGAAACATGAAAATTGAGTCTATTTAGTCAAGAAAATACAtgcaaaacttaatttaatttaatttgcttgTTGGATGCCATTTAGATTTTATGATAATGACATTTTCTGATACTGAAATTGAGCTTGCCTCAGTTCACAATAAATAATTCAATCATTTTCTTTCATCTGAAAGATACAAATGGAtacaattatatttgtattttacaa includes the following:
- the LOC109094605 gene encoding major histocompatibility complex class I-related gene protein-like isoform X1, giving the protein MLVYVYLLSYLSAVRAGSHSLMAFATYIIGQTPFPELSAVVMLDDLQVMYYDSITRRARSYDDSKHYDEEKSDAGVIFRDMYNDMKGRAFYLKEHLNFTDGVHVHQRLAGCELLNDDKPGPLQTWDAFDQKNKEEFIFNEEKNHFQIELPWILWDNLQFAHMKFLYKNVYHPVCIKVLQSYLQVKKNNVMRKVKPRVRLMRKMLSDSEGLQISCLATGFYPRHINLTLFRDGQPVEDNQITGGEILPNGDGTYQMRKSLVISEEELREEHEYNCTMKHLSLDNKLDFTFVSDVAESDPGSFSQFVVFSVLVFMCVVVFIITALIIWRKRRAAGRDSEASQCKYFSTSSSMQDET
- the LOC109094605 gene encoding major histocompatibility complex class I-related gene protein-like isoform X3 yields the protein MLVYVYLLSYLSAVRAGSHSLMAFATYIIGQTPFPELSAVVMLDDLQVMYYDSITRRARSYDDSKHYDEEKSDAGVIFRDMYNDMKGRAFYLKEHLNFTDGVHVHQRLAGCELLNDDKPGPLQTWDAFDQKNKEEFIFNEEKNHFQIELPWILWDNLQFAHMKFLYKNVYHPVCIKVLQSYLQVKKNNVMRKVKPRVRLMRKMLSDSEGLQISCLATGFYPRHINLTLFRDGQPVEDNQITGGEILPNGDGTYQMRKSLVISEEELREEHEYNCTMKHLSLDNKLDFTFDVAESDPGSSTKSVVISVLVFMCVVVLIITALIIWRKRRAAGRDITE
- the LOC109094605 gene encoding major histocompatibility complex class I-related gene protein-like isoform X2, with amino-acid sequence MLVYVYLLSYLSAVRAGSHSLMAFATYIIGQTPFPELSAVVMLDDLQVMYYDSITRRARSYDDSKHYDEEKSDAGVIFRDMYNDMKGRAFYLKEHLNFTDGVHVHQRLAGCELLNDDKPGPLQTWDAFDQKNKEEFIFNEEKNHFQIELPWILWDNLQFAHMKFLYKNVYHPVCIKVLQSYLQVKKNNVMRKVKPRVRLMRKMLSDSEGLQISCLATGFYPRHINLTLFRDGQPVEDNQITGGEILPNGDGTYQMRKSLVISEEELREEHEYNCTMKHLSLDNKLDFTFDVAESDPGSFSQFVVFSVLVFMCVVVFIITALIIWRKRRAAGRDSEASQCKYFSTSSSMQDET